One window of the Rosa rugosa chromosome 3, drRosRugo1.1, whole genome shotgun sequence genome contains the following:
- the LOC133735198 gene encoding exocyst complex component SEC15B isoform X2 gives MAYTPTMSSTKSRRKVAPAAADNGDSGEKLDQLLLSSAISNGEDVGPFVRKAFASGKPETLLLHLRHFTRSKESEIEEVCRAHYQDFIQAVDDLRSLLSDVDSLKSSLSESNAKLQAVGLPLLTSLDAFVEARNVCRNVNLALQSVRNCIRLMELCSRSNYHLSRGNFYMALKCVDTIECVFLDKTPSSTIKRMLEKKIPEIRWHIERKVMKDFNDWLVEIRVVCRNLGQLAIGQASSARQREEDLRIKQRQAEEQSRLSLRDCVYSLEEEDEDPVGDDSSNGEGVDLTPLYRAYHIHQTLGVEDRFKQYYFENRKLQLTSDFQVSSMTPFLESHQTFFAQIAGFFIVEDRVVRTGGGLISKLEVENLWETAVSKMCSVLEDQFSRMQTANHLLLIKDYVSLLGVTLRRYGYLVDPLLDVLSKHRDKYHELLLSDCRKQITEALSADKFDQMLMKKEYEYSMNVLSFQLQTSDITPAFPYVAPFSSTVPDCCRIVRSFIEDSVSFMSYGGQLDFFEVVKKYLDRLLSEDLDGTLVKLINTSISAVSQAMQVAANMAVMERACDFFFRHAAQLSGIPLRMVERGRRQFPLCKARDAAEDILSGLLKQKVDGFMTLMENVNWMADETLQNGNEYVNELIIYLETLVSTAQEILPPNVLKRVIQDVLSHISEKIVGALLGDSVKRFTVNAIMSIDVDIRVLESFADNQAPLLSEEDASQLKSALAESRQLVNLLLSNNPETFLNPVIRERSYNNLDYRKVVIISEKLRDPSERLFGTFGSRGSRQNPKKKSLDLLIKRLKDVS, from the coding sequence ATGGCCTACACTCCCACGATGAGCTCCACCAAATCCCGCCGTAAAGTGGCTCCGGCGGCCGCAGATAACGGCGACTCCGGCGAGAAACTCGACCAACTCCTCCTCTCCTCCGCCATCTCCAACGGCGAGGACGTCGGCCCCTTCGTCCGCAAAGCCTTCGCCTCCGGGAAACCCGAGAccctcctcctccacctccgCCACTTCACCCGCTCCAAAGAGTCCGAAATCGAAGAGGTCTGCCGGGCCCACTACCAAGACTTCATCCAAGCCGTCGACGACCTCCGATCTCTCCTCTCCGACGTGGACTCCCTCAAGTCTTCTCTCTCCGAATCCAACGCCAAGCTCCAGGCCGTCGGATTGCCGCTCCTGACGTCACTCGACGCCTTCGTCGAAGCTCGAAACGTCTGCCGAAACGTCAACCTGGCGCTCCAATCGGTCCGAAACTGTATTCGGCTCATGGAGCTCTGCTCCCGATCCAACTACCACCTCTCCCGAGGCAACTTCTACATGGCGCTCAAGTGTGTGGACACAATCGAGTGCGTGTTCCTGGACAAAACGCCGTCGTCTACGATTAAGCGGATGCTGGAGAAGAAGATTCCGGAGATTCGGTGGCATATCGAGCGCAAGGTGATGAAGGACTTCAACGATTGGCTGGTGGAGATCCGAGTGGTGTGCCGGAACTTAGGTCAATTGGCGATCGGTCAAGCTTCGTCGGCCAGGCAAAGAGAGGAGGATCTGAGAATCAAGCAGCGCCAAGCTGAGGAGCAGAGCAGGCTGAGCCTCAGAGATTGTGTCTACTCtttggaggaggaggacgaAGATCCGGTTGGAGATGATAGTAGCAATGGTGAAGGGGTTGATTTGACTCCATTGTACAGAGCCTATCATATACACCAGACTCTGGGAGTTGAGGACCGGTTTAAGCAGTATTACTTCGAAAATCGCAAGCTTCAGCTCACTTCGGATTTTCAGGTATCTTCCATGACTCCGTTTCTTGAGTCTCATCAGACTTTCTTTGCGCAAATCGCCGGGTTTTTTATTGTGGAGGATAGAGTTGTGAGGACCGGAGGTGGATTGATATCGAAATTGGAGGTTGAGAATCTGTGGGAGACTGCTGTGAGTAAAATGTGTTCAGTTTTAGAGGATCAATTTTCTAGGATGCAGACTGCCAACcatttgttgctgattaagGACTATGTGAGCTTGTTAGGTGTGACTTTGCGGAGGTATGGATATTTGGTTGATCCTTTGCTTGATGTGTTGAGCAAGCACAGGGATAAGTACCATGAGTTGCTATTATCGGATTGTAGAAAGCAGATTACGGAAGCACTTTCTGCGGATAAGTTTGATCAGATGTTGATGAAGAAAGAGTATGAGTATTCCATGAATGTGCTTTCGTTTCAGTTACAGACTTCTGATATCACTCCAGCTTTTCCTTATGTTGCACCCTTTAGCTCTACGGTGCCTGATTGTTGCCGCATTGTGCGGTCTTTTATTGAGGATTCTGTGAGTTTCATGTCCTATGGTGGGCAGCTTGATTTCTTTGAGGTTGTGAAGAAGTATTTGGATCGGCTATTAAGTGAGGATTTAGATGGCACTCTTGTGAAGCTTATCAATACATCCATCAGTGCGGTCTCCCAGGCAATGCAGGTGGCTGCTAATATGGCTGTCATGGAGAGAGCTTGTGATTTCTTCTTCCGACATGCTGCTCAGCTTTCTGGCATTCCCTTGAGAATGGTGGAGAGGGGCAGGAGGCAGTTTCCGCTATGTAAAGCCCGCGATGCTGCAGAAGACATACTCTCAGGGTTGcttaaacaaaaagttgatgGGTTCATGACACTGATGGAGAATGTGAACTGGATGGCTGATGAGACTCTGCAGAATGGGAATGAGTATGTGAATGAGCTGATCATATATTTGGAAACTCTGGTTTCCACTGCGCAGGAGATATTGCCACCAAATGTTCTTAAACGAGTTATACAAGATGTCCTTTCTCATATATCGGAGAAGATAGTTGGGGCTTTACTTGGGGACTCAGTTAAGAGGTTTACTGTAAATGCAATTATGAGCATCGATGTAGACATTCGGGTATTGGAATCTTTTGCAGATAATCAAGCACCTTTACTGTCAGAGGAGGATGCAAGTCAGTTGAAATCGGCACTTGCTGAGTCAAGGCAGTTGGTTAATTTACTCTTAAGCAACAATCCAGAGACTTTTCTTAATCCTGTAATCAGGGAGAGGAGTTACAATAACTTGGATTATAGAAAAGTAGTGattatttcagaaaaattgAGAGATCCTTCAGAGCGGCTATTTGGAACTTTTGGAAGCAGGGGAAGCAGGCAGAACCCAAAGAAGAAATCTCTAGATTTGTTGATAAAAAGACTCAAGGATGTGAGTTA
- the LOC133735198 gene encoding exocyst complex component SEC15B isoform X1 has translation MAYTPTMSSTKSRRKVAPAAADNGDSGEKLDQLLLSSAISNGEDVGPFVRKAFASGKPETLLLHLRHFTRSKESEIEEVCRAHYQDFIQAVDDLRSLLSDVDSLKSSLSESNAKLQAVGLPLLTSLDAFVEARNVCRNVNLALQSVRNCIRLMELCSRSNYHLSRGNFYMALKCVDTIECVFLDKTPSSTIKRMLEKKIPEIRWHIERKVMKDFNDWLVEIRVVCRNLGQLAIGQASSARQREEDLRIKQRQAEEQSRLSLRDCVYSLEEEDEDPVGDDSSNGEGVDLTPLYRAYHIHQTLGVEDRFKQYYFENRKLQLTSDFQVSSMTPFLESHQTFFAQIAGFFIVEDRVVRTGGGLISKLEVENLWETAVSKMCSVLEDQFSRMQTANHLLLIKDYVSLLGVTLRRYGYLVDPLLDVLSKHRDKYHELLLSDCRKQITEALSADKFDQMLMKKEYEYSMNVLSFQLQTSDITPAFPYVAPFSSTVPDCCRIVRSFIEDSVSFMSYGGQLDFFEVVKKYLDRLLSEDLDGTLVKLINTSISAVSQAMQVAANMAVMERACDFFFRHAAQLSGIPLRMVERGRRQFPLCKARDAAEDILSGLLKQKVDGFMTLMENVNWMADETLQNGNEYVNELIIYLETLVSTAQEILPPNVLKRVIQDVLSHISEKIVGALLGDSVKRFTVNAIMSIDVDIRVLESFADNQAPLLSEEDASQLKSALAESRQLVNLLLSNNPETFLNPVIRERSYNNLDYRKVVIISEKLRDPSERLFGTFGSRGSRQNPKKKSLDLLIKRLKDMA, from the coding sequence ATGGCCTACACTCCCACGATGAGCTCCACCAAATCCCGCCGTAAAGTGGCTCCGGCGGCCGCAGATAACGGCGACTCCGGCGAGAAACTCGACCAACTCCTCCTCTCCTCCGCCATCTCCAACGGCGAGGACGTCGGCCCCTTCGTCCGCAAAGCCTTCGCCTCCGGGAAACCCGAGAccctcctcctccacctccgCCACTTCACCCGCTCCAAAGAGTCCGAAATCGAAGAGGTCTGCCGGGCCCACTACCAAGACTTCATCCAAGCCGTCGACGACCTCCGATCTCTCCTCTCCGACGTGGACTCCCTCAAGTCTTCTCTCTCCGAATCCAACGCCAAGCTCCAGGCCGTCGGATTGCCGCTCCTGACGTCACTCGACGCCTTCGTCGAAGCTCGAAACGTCTGCCGAAACGTCAACCTGGCGCTCCAATCGGTCCGAAACTGTATTCGGCTCATGGAGCTCTGCTCCCGATCCAACTACCACCTCTCCCGAGGCAACTTCTACATGGCGCTCAAGTGTGTGGACACAATCGAGTGCGTGTTCCTGGACAAAACGCCGTCGTCTACGATTAAGCGGATGCTGGAGAAGAAGATTCCGGAGATTCGGTGGCATATCGAGCGCAAGGTGATGAAGGACTTCAACGATTGGCTGGTGGAGATCCGAGTGGTGTGCCGGAACTTAGGTCAATTGGCGATCGGTCAAGCTTCGTCGGCCAGGCAAAGAGAGGAGGATCTGAGAATCAAGCAGCGCCAAGCTGAGGAGCAGAGCAGGCTGAGCCTCAGAGATTGTGTCTACTCtttggaggaggaggacgaAGATCCGGTTGGAGATGATAGTAGCAATGGTGAAGGGGTTGATTTGACTCCATTGTACAGAGCCTATCATATACACCAGACTCTGGGAGTTGAGGACCGGTTTAAGCAGTATTACTTCGAAAATCGCAAGCTTCAGCTCACTTCGGATTTTCAGGTATCTTCCATGACTCCGTTTCTTGAGTCTCATCAGACTTTCTTTGCGCAAATCGCCGGGTTTTTTATTGTGGAGGATAGAGTTGTGAGGACCGGAGGTGGATTGATATCGAAATTGGAGGTTGAGAATCTGTGGGAGACTGCTGTGAGTAAAATGTGTTCAGTTTTAGAGGATCAATTTTCTAGGATGCAGACTGCCAACcatttgttgctgattaagGACTATGTGAGCTTGTTAGGTGTGACTTTGCGGAGGTATGGATATTTGGTTGATCCTTTGCTTGATGTGTTGAGCAAGCACAGGGATAAGTACCATGAGTTGCTATTATCGGATTGTAGAAAGCAGATTACGGAAGCACTTTCTGCGGATAAGTTTGATCAGATGTTGATGAAGAAAGAGTATGAGTATTCCATGAATGTGCTTTCGTTTCAGTTACAGACTTCTGATATCACTCCAGCTTTTCCTTATGTTGCACCCTTTAGCTCTACGGTGCCTGATTGTTGCCGCATTGTGCGGTCTTTTATTGAGGATTCTGTGAGTTTCATGTCCTATGGTGGGCAGCTTGATTTCTTTGAGGTTGTGAAGAAGTATTTGGATCGGCTATTAAGTGAGGATTTAGATGGCACTCTTGTGAAGCTTATCAATACATCCATCAGTGCGGTCTCCCAGGCAATGCAGGTGGCTGCTAATATGGCTGTCATGGAGAGAGCTTGTGATTTCTTCTTCCGACATGCTGCTCAGCTTTCTGGCATTCCCTTGAGAATGGTGGAGAGGGGCAGGAGGCAGTTTCCGCTATGTAAAGCCCGCGATGCTGCAGAAGACATACTCTCAGGGTTGcttaaacaaaaagttgatgGGTTCATGACACTGATGGAGAATGTGAACTGGATGGCTGATGAGACTCTGCAGAATGGGAATGAGTATGTGAATGAGCTGATCATATATTTGGAAACTCTGGTTTCCACTGCGCAGGAGATATTGCCACCAAATGTTCTTAAACGAGTTATACAAGATGTCCTTTCTCATATATCGGAGAAGATAGTTGGGGCTTTACTTGGGGACTCAGTTAAGAGGTTTACTGTAAATGCAATTATGAGCATCGATGTAGACATTCGGGTATTGGAATCTTTTGCAGATAATCAAGCACCTTTACTGTCAGAGGAGGATGCAAGTCAGTTGAAATCGGCACTTGCTGAGTCAAGGCAGTTGGTTAATTTACTCTTAAGCAACAATCCAGAGACTTTTCTTAATCCTGTAATCAGGGAGAGGAGTTACAATAACTTGGATTATAGAAAAGTAGTGattatttcagaaaaattgAGAGATCCTTCAGAGCGGCTATTTGGAACTTTTGGAAGCAGGGGAAGCAGGCAGAACCCAAAGAAGAAATCTCTAGATTTGTTGATAAAAAGACTCAAGGAT
- the LOC133736557 gene encoding large ribosomal subunit protein eL18y-like, with amino-acid sequence MGIDLVAGGKSKNTKRTSPRSEDIYLKLTVKLYDFIHRRTKSHFSKVIRHRLCMSKVNKAPLSLSRLIRYMQGHEDKIAVLVGTVTDDVRVAEVPALKVTALRFTERARARIEKAGGECLTFDQLALRAPLGQNTMLLRGPKNAREAVKHFGPAPGVPHSHTKPYVRSKGRKFEKARGKRNSRGFRV; translated from the exons ATG GGTATCGATTTGGTCGCCGGCGGCAAGAGCAAGAACACCAAGCGTACATCGCCTAGGTCTGAGGATATCTACCTCAAGCTCACAGTCAAG CTCTATGATTTCATCCACCGAAGGACCAAGAGTCATTTCAGCAAGGTGATTCGTCACAGGCTTTGCATGAGCAAGGTCAACAAGGCCCCTCTCTCGCTTTCCCGATTGATTCGGTATATGCAGGGCCATGAGGATAAGATTGCTGTGCTCGTCGGAACTGTCACCGACGATGTTCGCGTCGCCGAAGTCCCTGCTCTTAAGGTCACTGCTCTCAGGTTCACCGAAAGGGCTAGGGCTCGGATTGAGAAGGCTGGTGGAGAGTGCTTGACTTTTGACCAATTGGCTCTTAGAGCTCCTCTTGGCCAGAACACG ATGCTTCTGAGAGGACCAAAGAATGCCCGTGAAGCTGTGAAGCATTTCGGTCCAGCACCTGGTGTCCCACACAGCCACACCAAGCCATATGTGCGATCAAAGGGCAGGAAATTCGAGAAGGCCAGAGGAAAAAGGAACAGCCGTGGTTTCCGTGTTTGA
- the LOC133736556 gene encoding uncharacterized protein LOC133736556 produces the protein MEKIEHTTVPTNGINMHVASIGSGPPILFLHGFPELWYSWRHQLLSLSSLGYRCIAPDLRGFGDTDAPPNASSYTGMHIVGDLIGLLDHLGIEQVFLVAHDWGAVVAWWFCLFRPDRVKCLVNMSVAFNPRNPKRKPVDGFRALFGDDYYICRFQEPGEAEAYFGSIDTPSVMKKFLTGRSPAPPKIPKDFGFASWKAEGPLPPWLSEEDINYFASKFSKTGFTGGLNYYRAMDLTWELMAPWTGVQIKVPVKFIVGDLDITYHIPGIKEYIHNGGFKSQVPFLQEVVIVEGAAHFINQEKADECSAHIYDFIKKF, from the exons ATGGAGAAAATCGAGCACACAACAGTGCCCACAAACGGCATCAACATGCACGTAGCCTCAATCGGGTCGGGCCCACCCATCCTCTTCCTCCACGGCTTCCCGGAGCTCTGGTACTCGTGGCGCCACCagctcctctccctctcctcgtTGGGATACCGCTGCATAGCCCCGGACCTCCGCGGCTTCGGTGACACCGACGCGCCGCCGAACGCGTCGTCGTACACGGGTATGCACATAGTCGGAGACCTGATCGGGCTGCTTGACCATCTGGGTATCGAGCAGGTGTTCCTGGTGGCGCATGACTGGGGTGCTGTGGTTGCCTGGTGGTTCTGTTTGTTCAGGCCTGACAGGGTTAAGTGCTTGGTCAACATGAGCGTCGCTTTCAATCCCAGAAATCCCAAGAGGAAGCCTGTTGATGGGTTCAGGGCTTTGTTTGGGGATGATTACTACATTTGCAGGTTTCAG GAACCTGGAGAGGCCGAAGCATATTTTGGTAGTATTGATACTCCCTCAGTAATGAAAAAGTTTCTTACCGGTCGCAGTCCAGCTCCTCCTAAAATACCTAAAGATTTTGGATTTGCAAGTTGGAAAGCTGAAGGACCCTTGCCCCCTTGGCTCTCAGAAGAAGACATTAACTATTTTGCCAGCAAATTCAGCAAGACAGGATTTACGGGTGGATTGAACTATTATCGAGCTATGGACTT AACCTGGGAGCTTATGGCACCGTGGACTGGGGTACAAATCAAAGTACCAGTTAAGTTCATTGTGGGTGATCTGGACATCACCTATCATATCCCAGGTATCAAAGAATATATTCATAATGGTGGCTTCAAGAGTCAGGTACCATTTTTGCAAGAAGTTGTTATAGTTGAAGGAGCAGCCCACTTTATTAACCAAGAGAAGGCAGACGAATGCAGTGCTCATATATACGACTTCATCAAGAAGTTCTGA